From a region of the Blastopirellula marina genome:
- a CDS encoding SDR family oxidoreductase translates to MATDFLTKMFGLDGQVAVVIGASGVLGGAIAEGLASAGATVVVSGMNPERGESRAKRISAAGGKAEFIAADTLSRDSLAELRDKCLEKYGRVDMLVNCAGVNSSVPYEEITDEDWQRVIDTNLTGTHLACQAFAPTMAKQKQGGAVLNIGSVTAHLPLSRVFAYSASKAAVENLTKNLAREYATQGVRFNTLCPGFFPAEQNRKILDKQRVDNIIGQTPMARFGEPEELVGTSILLLSQAAGSFVTGATVYVDGGFTAMRF, encoded by the coding sequence ATGGCAACTGATTTCCTCACCAAAATGTTCGGACTCGATGGTCAAGTTGCCGTCGTTATCGGGGCATCTGGAGTCCTGGGTGGTGCCATCGCCGAAGGCCTGGCCTCTGCCGGCGCTACCGTGGTGGTTAGTGGGATGAATCCCGAACGCGGTGAAAGCCGTGCCAAGCGAATCTCCGCTGCCGGCGGCAAAGCCGAGTTCATCGCCGCAGATACTCTCTCACGCGATTCGCTGGCCGAACTGCGTGATAAGTGCCTGGAGAAATACGGGCGGGTCGACATGTTGGTCAACTGTGCCGGCGTGAACTCTTCGGTTCCTTACGAAGAGATCACCGACGAAGATTGGCAGCGCGTCATCGACACCAATCTGACCGGCACTCACCTGGCATGCCAGGCTTTCGCCCCGACGATGGCCAAGCAGAAGCAAGGGGGCGCGGTGCTGAACATTGGTAGCGTGACGGCTCACTTGCCGCTCTCGCGAGTGTTCGCCTACTCGGCATCGAAAGCGGCCGTCGAGAACCTGACCAAGAACTTGGCTCGCGAATATGCGACCCAAGGGGTGCGATTCAATACGCTCTGCCCTGGCTTCTTCCCAGCCGAGCAGAACCGTAAGATCCTGGATAAACAGCGGGTCGATAACATCATCGGCCAAACGCCGATGGCTCGCTTCGGCGAACCGGAAGAACTGGTCGGCACCTCGATCCTGCTGTTATCGCAAGCCGCCGGCAGCTTTGTCACCGGTGCCACCGTGTACGTCGACGGCGGTTTTACGGCGATGCGATTTTAG
- the gndA gene encoding decarboxylating NADP(+)-dependent phosphogluconate dehydrogenase, which translates to MSDASCDFGLIGLAVMGENLALNVESRGYKVAVYNRTTEKTDEFIQGRAAGKQFVGCHDLKTMVASLKRPRKIMMLIKAGPAVDAVIEELLPLMEPGDIIIDGGNTHYADTERRTKYVEEKGLLFVGSGVSGGEEGALKGPSLMPGGSEAAWPHIKEIFQAISAKVGPNEDIPCCEWVGPRGAGHYVKMVHNGIEYGDMQLICEAYFLLKHGLGLTNDELYDVFDQWNSGDLQSYLIEITRDIFSVKDDDGDGYLVDKILDVAGAKGTGKWMSQLALDLGVPSTLVTTAVYARGLSAAKEARVRASKVLTGPSGKTSEDRAKFIEQVREALYASKLCSYAQGFVQLQAASAEHDWDLNYGDCALLWRGGCIIRAQFLDRIKEAFDKDANLENLLLDPYFTEAVTKGQDGWRAVVKTAIDLGVPTPAFAGALAYYDGYRNARLPANLLQAQRDYFGAHTFQRIDKEGTFHAEWLQRRREPKS; encoded by the coding sequence ATGTCCGATGCTTCCTGCGATTTTGGTTTGATTGGTCTCGCCGTGATGGGCGAAAACCTGGCCCTGAACGTCGAAAGCCGCGGTTACAAGGTAGCCGTCTACAATCGAACTACCGAGAAAACGGATGAATTCATTCAAGGTCGTGCCGCCGGCAAGCAGTTTGTCGGTTGCCACGACTTGAAAACGATGGTCGCTTCGCTGAAGCGTCCTCGTAAGATCATGATGCTGATCAAAGCCGGGCCAGCGGTCGACGCCGTGATCGAAGAACTGCTTCCTTTGATGGAACCAGGCGACATCATCATCGACGGCGGTAACACCCACTACGCCGACACCGAACGTCGTACCAAATACGTCGAAGAAAAGGGCCTGCTGTTTGTTGGTTCCGGTGTTTCCGGCGGAGAAGAAGGGGCGTTGAAGGGCCCCAGCTTGATGCCCGGTGGTAGCGAAGCTGCCTGGCCGCACATCAAGGAAATCTTCCAGGCCATTTCCGCCAAGGTGGGACCGAACGAAGACATTCCTTGCTGCGAATGGGTTGGTCCTCGTGGTGCCGGTCACTACGTGAAGATGGTGCACAACGGCATCGAGTATGGTGACATGCAGTTGATCTGTGAAGCCTACTTCCTGCTGAAGCACGGTCTGGGGCTGACCAACGACGAACTGTACGACGTCTTCGATCAATGGAACAGCGGTGACCTGCAAAGCTACCTGATCGAAATCACCCGCGACATCTTCAGCGTGAAAGATGACGACGGCGATGGCTACCTGGTCGACAAGATCCTGGACGTCGCTGGTGCCAAGGGGACCGGCAAGTGGATGAGCCAACTAGCTCTGGACCTGGGCGTGCCTAGCACCCTGGTAACCACGGCTGTGTATGCTCGTGGTTTGTCGGCTGCCAAGGAAGCCCGCGTTCGTGCCAGCAAGGTGCTGACCGGCCCCAGCGGCAAGACTTCCGAAGATCGTGCCAAGTTCATCGAACAAGTTCGCGAAGCATTATACGCCTCGAAGCTGTGCAGCTACGCTCAAGGTTTCGTGCAGTTGCAAGCCGCTTCGGCCGAGCATGATTGGGACCTGAACTACGGCGACTGTGCCCTCTTGTGGCGTGGTGGCTGTATCATTCGTGCCCAGTTCCTCGATCGCATCAAGGAAGCGTTTGACAAAGACGCGAACCTCGAAAACCTCCTCTTGGATCCGTACTTCACGGAGGCGGTTACCAAGGGACAAGACGGCTGGCGAGCCGTGGTCAAAACGGCCATCGACCTGGGTGTTCCGACCCCAGCATTCGCTGGTGCTTTGGCCTACTACGATGGGTACCGCAACGCACGACTGCCAGCCAACCTGCTGCAAGCCCAACGCGATTACTTCGGTGCTCACACGTTCCAGCGAATCGACAAGGAAGGAACCTTCCATGCCGAATGGCTGCAGCGTCGTCGCGAGCCAAAGTCCTAA
- a CDS encoding HAD family hydrolase, with translation MVYQIEPKQEFLVGIDSDGCVFDTMELKHKECFIPNIINYYELQGVSKYAREAAEFVNLYSKSRGINRFPALVETLEWLQKRPEVIERGAKIEIPASLTKWIAEETKLGNPALEAKVAESNDPDLAHCLKWSKAVNETVAGMVRGVAPFPSVRKCLEKLTGKADMLVVSATPNDALNDEWEEHDIRQFVTEICGQEAGNKKETLTNATKYKPNQTLMIGDAPGDYKAAVANDCLFYPINPGDEENSWKRFYDEGIDKFLNLEFAGDYQKALLEEFDRYLPEKPSWPVVG, from the coding sequence ATGGTCTATCAGATTGAACCGAAGCAAGAGTTTCTTGTCGGCATCGACTCGGATGGTTGCGTCTTCGACACGATGGAACTGAAGCACAAAGAATGCTTCATTCCGAACATCATCAACTACTACGAACTGCAAGGCGTCAGCAAGTACGCTCGCGAAGCCGCCGAGTTCGTCAATCTGTACTCCAAGAGCCGCGGCATCAACCGCTTTCCGGCTCTGGTCGAAACGCTGGAATGGCTGCAGAAGCGTCCAGAAGTGATCGAACGTGGCGCGAAGATCGAAATCCCTGCTTCGTTGACCAAGTGGATCGCCGAAGAAACCAAGCTGGGTAACCCCGCACTGGAAGCCAAGGTCGCCGAGTCGAACGACCCAGATCTGGCCCACTGCCTGAAGTGGTCGAAGGCCGTTAACGAAACGGTCGCCGGCATGGTTCGCGGCGTGGCCCCCTTCCCTTCGGTTCGTAAGTGCCTGGAAAAGCTGACCGGCAAGGCCGACATGCTGGTCGTTTCGGCCACGCCAAACGACGCTCTGAACGACGAATGGGAAGAGCACGACATCCGTCAGTTCGTGACCGAAATTTGCGGCCAGGAGGCTGGCAACAAGAAGGAAACGTTGACCAACGCGACCAAGTACAAGCCAAACCAAACGCTGATGATTGGCGATGCTCCTGGCGACTACAAAGCAGCCGTTGCTAACGACTGCTTGTTTTATCCGATCAACCCAGGCGACGAAGAAAACAGCTGGAAGCGATTCTACGACGAAGGAATTGATAAGTTCCTGAATCTCGAATTCGCTGGCGATTACCAAAAGGCATTGCTCGAAGAATTCGATCGCTACCTGCCAGAAAAGCCAAGCTGGCCTGTTGTCGGCTAA
- a CDS encoding diphosphate--fructose-6-phosphate 1-phosphotransferase: MSTKKNLIVAQSGGPSPVINNTLRGLVEAALQTDNIGTVYGAHHGIEGVLKEELINLTDQPAEEISLLRYTPAAGSIGTCRYKLKDWQNEDFDRCIEVFKAHNIGYFVYIGGNDSMDTANKIAKMAQDRGLDLIGIGGPKTIDNDVGDSEFKLIDHTPGYASTAKYWMHMIQYANEENRGSSPADPVLVMQAMGRKIGYIPAAARLADPKREMPLQIYMAESPCSLEELHENVNKQLREDGRCIVVLSEGFDVGDIGARKDSFGHTSFSASSITVAQIVTNYLNDQGLAVKGAARCNVSGTDQRHAMAYASSVDLDEAYHAGEMAAVLASTGQSGYMSTILRNEGDVYSVRYDKAPLSEVANSERTFPKEWIAANGYDVTDEFVKYAKPLLGEGMVSLPMIDGRQRMTRLQNLYAEQKLPAYVPQADRQEAPKK, encoded by the coding sequence ATGAGCACCAAGAAGAACTTAATTGTTGCCCAAAGTGGTGGTCCCAGTCCCGTAATCAATAACACCCTTCGCGGTTTGGTCGAAGCGGCATTGCAGACGGACAACATTGGGACGGTCTATGGTGCCCATCATGGGATCGAAGGGGTTCTCAAAGAAGAACTGATCAACCTGACCGATCAGCCGGCCGAAGAGATCTCGCTGCTGCGTTACACACCTGCTGCTGGTTCAATTGGTACCTGCCGTTACAAGCTGAAGGATTGGCAGAACGAAGATTTCGATCGCTGCATCGAAGTGTTCAAGGCCCACAACATCGGTTACTTCGTCTACATCGGCGGCAACGACTCGATGGACACCGCCAACAAGATCGCCAAGATGGCCCAGGATCGCGGCCTCGATCTGATCGGCATCGGCGGACCGAAGACGATCGATAACGACGTCGGCGACAGCGAGTTCAAGCTGATCGACCACACGCCTGGTTACGCTTCGACGGCCAAGTACTGGATGCACATGATTCAGTACGCCAACGAAGAAAACCGTGGTAGCTCGCCAGCCGACCCGGTGCTGGTCATGCAGGCCATGGGGCGCAAGATCGGTTACATCCCCGCTGCCGCTCGTTTGGCCGACCCCAAACGCGAAATGCCGCTGCAGATCTACATGGCCGAGTCGCCATGCTCGCTGGAAGAACTGCACGAGAACGTCAACAAACAGCTCCGTGAAGATGGCCGCTGCATCGTGGTCCTCAGCGAAGGGTTCGACGTGGGCGACATCGGTGCCCGTAAAGACTCGTTCGGTCACACCAGCTTCAGTGCCAGCAGCATCACCGTGGCTCAGATCGTCACGAACTACCTCAACGATCAAGGCCTCGCCGTCAAGGGTGCGGCTCGTTGTAACGTCAGTGGTACCGACCAACGCCACGCGATGGCTTATGCCTCGTCGGTCGACCTGGACGAAGCTTACCACGCCGGTGAAATGGCAGCTGTGCTGGCCTCGACCGGTCAGTCGGGCTACATGTCGACGATCTTGCGAAACGAAGGAGACGTCTACAGCGTTCGCTACGACAAGGCACCTCTGTCAGAAGTTGCCAACAGCGAACGTACCTTCCCCAAAGAATGGATCGCCGCCAACGGTTACGACGTAACCGACGAATTCGTCAAGTACGCCAAGCCGCTGTTGGGCGAAGGAATGGTCAGTCTGCCGATGATCGATGGTCGTCAGCGGATGACTCGCCTGCAGAACCTGTACGCCGAGCAAAAGCTGCCAGCGTACGTGCCGCAGGCCGATCGCCAGGAAGCTCCGAAGAAGTAA
- a CDS encoding calcium/sodium antiporter has product MLLAVGLILVGLVALVLGGELLVRGASALAAFLGVSPLIIGLTVVAFGTSAPELAVSLKAGLTGQADISVGNVVGSNIFNILFILGISALVAPLVVHSQLIRRELPLMVIVSLVTWGLAFNGTLGRIEGLVLVAGLVVYVIWSVIESRRESAAVVEEFAEEFDKPPRTKWGLALQLLWIVLGLIALAVGSRWLVDGAVMIARQMGMSELLIGLTIVAVGTSLPEVVASIAASLKGERDIAVGNVVGSNLFNLMCVLGMTAVIVPDGVPVASSAVWQEIPVMIAASAICLPIFFTGYRIDRWEGGLFLAWYVLYTVYLVLVAIESPLASTVGVVALFGGVPLTVLILLASLAFARSSGPEMPDE; this is encoded by the coding sequence ATGTTATTGGCCGTCGGGTTGATCCTTGTTGGTCTGGTGGCGTTGGTTTTAGGTGGGGAACTCTTGGTCCGTGGGGCTTCGGCTTTAGCGGCCTTTTTAGGAGTTTCTCCACTCATTATTGGCTTGACCGTGGTGGCCTTCGGCACCAGTGCCCCCGAGTTGGCGGTCTCGCTCAAAGCAGGCCTTACAGGTCAGGCCGATATTTCTGTCGGTAATGTGGTCGGCAGCAACATCTTCAACATCCTCTTCATCCTGGGCATCTCGGCGCTGGTTGCTCCGCTGGTAGTCCATAGCCAGCTGATCCGCCGCGAGCTTCCCTTGATGGTGATCGTTTCCCTGGTGACGTGGGGGCTGGCCTTTAACGGAACTCTGGGGCGAATCGAGGGCCTGGTCTTGGTCGCCGGCCTGGTCGTGTATGTCATTTGGTCGGTAATCGAAAGCCGGCGCGAATCAGCGGCCGTTGTCGAGGAGTTCGCCGAAGAGTTCGACAAGCCTCCGCGAACGAAGTGGGGACTTGCGCTGCAGCTATTGTGGATCGTGTTGGGGCTGATCGCGTTGGCGGTCGGTTCACGCTGGTTGGTCGATGGGGCTGTGATGATCGCCCGGCAGATGGGCATGAGCGAACTGCTGATTGGCCTGACAATCGTTGCCGTGGGAACCTCGCTGCCGGAAGTGGTGGCTTCGATTGCCGCTTCCCTTAAAGGAGAACGCGACATCGCCGTAGGCAATGTGGTGGGAAGCAACCTGTTCAACCTGATGTGCGTGCTGGGAATGACGGCTGTGATCGTCCCGGATGGTGTTCCGGTGGCCTCATCTGCCGTTTGGCAAGAGATACCAGTGATGATTGCGGCCAGCGCGATATGCCTGCCGATTTTCTTTACCGGTTATCGCATCGACCGCTGGGAAGGCGGGCTGTTTCTCGCGTGGTACGTGCTTTACACCGTTTATCTGGTGTTGGTGGCGATCGAATCACCGTTAGCATCAACCGTAGGAGTGGTCGCCTTGTTCGGCGGGGTTCCATTAACGGTTCTTATACTATTGGCTTCGCTTGCCTTCGCACGCAGCTCGGGGCCTGAAATGCCAGATGAGTGA
- a CDS encoding CBS domain-containing protein, whose translation MSIPTSTTAPTAPTLTARDFMATKLICLSPDEDALAAIRKLLHYRISGAPVVDSEGNFLGIFSEKTSMRFLLDAAYSQLPSNRVGAFMNTDIARLITADTDWLSCAQIFLSTPYRRLPVLEGTKLIGQVSRRDLLNAAMQMIDKRDRRSGKFVMYFSALMEQNDAPVD comes from the coding sequence ATGTCGATTCCTACTTCGACGACTGCGCCAACCGCACCGACGCTAACGGCGCGCGACTTCATGGCTACCAAGCTGATTTGCCTGAGCCCGGATGAAGATGCTTTGGCCGCCATTCGAAAATTGCTACACTACCGAATTTCCGGGGCTCCGGTGGTCGACAGCGAAGGAAACTTTTTGGGGATCTTTTCCGAAAAGACTTCGATGCGTTTCCTGCTCGACGCTGCCTATTCCCAGCTCCCCTCGAACCGGGTCGGGGCGTTCATGAACACGGATATCGCTCGGTTGATCACTGCCGATACCGATTGGCTCAGCTGTGCTCAAATCTTCTTGTCCACTCCTTATCGGCGGTTGCCGGTATTGGAAGGGACCAAACTGATTGGCCAGGTTAGTCGCCGCGATCTGCTCAATGCCGCGATGCAGATGATCGATAAACGCGATCGTCGCAGCGGCAAGTTCGTCATGTACTTCAGTGCTTTGATGGAACAGAACGACGCTCCGGTCGACTAA
- a CDS encoding enoyl-ACP reductase, whose amino-acid sequence MGLFTGKKGLIVGVANGNSIAWGIAQKIMEEGGECGFTHLPDRADDERKKNRRRVSQLTDSYEQAKFLVPLDVQSDENIAEVIKTTESELGKIDFLLHSVAFASLDDLRVPTVECSREGFKMAMDISAYSLIALTNAARPILNEGASVCAMTYFGGEKAVPGYNMMGVCKAALDSIVKYLSFDMGEYNVRVNAISAGPLKTLASSAVGAKEMLDLYAAVSPLNRNITMEEVSNAGAFLLSSLAGGITGEIMHVDAGYNIMGSPGRMATQYKAMQDQLEGK is encoded by the coding sequence ATGGGACTATTCACTGGTAAAAAAGGCCTGATCGTTGGCGTTGCAAACGGAAATTCGATTGCCTGGGGCATCGCCCAGAAAATTATGGAAGAAGGGGGCGAGTGCGGCTTCACTCACCTGCCAGATCGCGCAGACGATGAACGCAAGAAGAATCGTCGCCGCGTTTCGCAGCTGACCGACAGCTACGAGCAGGCCAAGTTCCTGGTTCCGCTGGACGTTCAGTCGGATGAAAACATTGCCGAAGTGATCAAGACGACCGAAAGCGAACTGGGCAAGATCGACTTCCTGCTGCACTCGGTGGCGTTCGCTTCGCTGGATGACCTGCGTGTGCCAACCGTCGAATGCAGCCGCGAAGGCTTCAAAATGGCCATGGACATCAGCGCCTACAGCCTGATCGCGTTGACCAACGCAGCTCGTCCGATTCTGAACGAGGGTGCTTCGGTCTGTGCGATGACCTACTTCGGTGGCGAAAAAGCGGTGCCTGGCTACAACATGATGGGGGTCTGCAAGGCCGCTCTGGATAGCATCGTGAAGTACCTGTCGTTCGACATGGGCGAATACAATGTCCGCGTGAATGCGATCAGTGCCGGTCCGTTGAAGACCCTGGCCAGCAGTGCCGTCGGCGCAAAGGAAATGCTCGATCTGTACGCCGCCGTTTCGCCACTGAACCGCAATATTACGATGGAAGAAGTCTCGAACGCCGGGGCTTTTCTGCTTTCGAGCCTGGCCGGCGGCATCACCGGCGAGATCATGCACGTCGACGCTGGGTACAATATCATGGGCAGCCCTGGCCGCATGGCGACCCAGTACAAGGCCATGCAGGATCAACTGGAAGGCAAGTAG
- a CDS encoding SDR family oxidoreductase codes for MSLEGKVALVVGGGSGIGKAIALSLAADGAKVAIAGRRFDVLEQVAAESDAEIHCHSVDVADRASVKGLFEFVTKTLGPVDILVNAAGINIKTRSMAEMTPEQWDQVMQINATGGYNLMYEALPPMRERKDGLIINISSISGKRAYALGGIAYCASKFAMTALGTAIGNEVAAEGVRITNIYPGEVETPILAQRPSAPTAEHRARMLQPEDFSEVVLAICHLPPRAHVAELIIKPTKQEYT; via the coding sequence ATGTCGCTTGAAGGAAAAGTCGCTCTGGTTGTTGGTGGTGGGTCGGGGATCGGCAAGGCAATTGCCCTGTCGCTGGCCGCCGATGGAGCAAAAGTCGCCATCGCAGGCCGCCGCTTCGACGTCCTTGAGCAGGTCGCTGCCGAGAGCGATGCCGAGATCCACTGCCACAGCGTCGATGTAGCCGACCGGGCCAGCGTGAAGGGGCTGTTCGAGTTCGTTACGAAGACTCTGGGGCCTGTCGATATTCTGGTCAACGCCGCCGGCATCAATATCAAAACCCGCAGCATGGCCGAAATGACCCCAGAACAATGGGATCAGGTGATGCAGATCAATGCCACTGGCGGATACAATCTGATGTATGAAGCACTCCCTCCGATGCGAGAACGGAAGGACGGGCTGATCATCAACATCTCGTCCATCTCCGGCAAACGAGCCTATGCACTGGGGGGCATTGCCTACTGTGCGTCGAAGTTCGCCATGACGGCTCTGGGCACCGCGATCGGAAACGAAGTCGCCGCCGAAGGGGTTCGCATTACCAACATTTACCCTGGCGAAGTCGAAACCCCAATCCTTGCCCAGCGTCCCAGCGCACCGACCGCCGAACACCGTGCCCGGATGTTGCAGCCGGAAGACTTCAGCGAAGTGGTTTTGGCAATTTGCCACTTGCCACCGCGGGCCCACGTGGCCGAACTGATTATCAAACCGACGAAACAGGAATACACCTAG
- a CDS encoding thioredoxin family protein, translating to MMPYDPDYHEDAPTKDDINRTTGKVVLDFGANWCPYCQELSPSLQSLLSGAENVRHIRVADGKGKVLGRSFRVKLWPTLVLLQDGELVAQLVRPSAHSAETELAAFLKT from the coding sequence ATGATGCCATACGATCCCGACTATCACGAGGACGCTCCAACCAAGGACGACATCAACCGGACGACCGGGAAGGTCGTCCTCGATTTCGGAGCCAATTGGTGCCCTTACTGCCAGGAACTTTCCCCGTCGCTTCAGTCGCTTCTTTCGGGTGCCGAAAACGTGCGGCACATCCGGGTCGCCGACGGCAAAGGGAAAGTCCTCGGCCGATCGTTCCGAGTCAAACTCTGGCCAACGCTCGTTCTTTTGCAGGATGGAGAACTGGTCGCTCAACTGGTGCGGCCATCGGCCCATTCCGCCGAGACAGAACTGGCGGCTTTCCTTAAGACGTGA
- a CDS encoding DUF4190 domain-containing protein, with protein sequence MNESNPFNSPPTDLDGSTEVRPLDTSGDGTGGLIPYKNPAALAAYYLAIVGLFPVIGIFASIPAFVLGIMGLRKRAQNPAVKGSVHAWIGILLGGFATLANLSCIGSIVFGLIAGASR encoded by the coding sequence ATGAATGAGTCCAATCCCTTCAATTCGCCTCCAACCGACCTCGACGGCTCGACCGAGGTCCGACCGCTAGACACCTCTGGAGACGGCACGGGTGGCCTGATCCCCTATAAGAACCCTGCTGCCTTGGCCGCCTACTACCTGGCCATCGTTGGTCTATTCCCCGTGATTGGCATCTTCGCGTCGATCCCGGCCTTCGTGCTGGGGATCATGGGGCTCCGAAAACGGGCTCAGAACCCAGCGGTTAAGGGCTCGGTGCATGCCTGGATCGGAATCTTGCTGGGGGGCTTTGCGACGCTGGCGAATTTGTCGTGTATTGGCTCGATTGTGTTTGGACTGATTGCTGGGGCCTCACGGTAG
- the glyA gene encoding serine hydroxymethyltransferase — MNLIKQNDPEVWAAIQAEQVRQADGLEMIASENYTSAAIQQAVGSVLTNKYAEGYPGRRYYGGCEHVDVIEQLAIDRAKQLFGAEHANVQPHAGSQANFAVYLTAVEPGDTILGLDLAHGGHLTHGMKLNVSGILYNFISYGVDRETHRLDFDAIAKLAKEHKPKLIVAGASAYPREIPHEKFAEIANDVGAKLFVDMAHYAGLVAGGIHNSPVPYADFVTTTCHKTLRGPRSGLILCKEEHQKLINRNVFPGTQGGPLMHVIAGKAICFQEALQPEFKQYAQQVVDNAKTLADTLMSGGLKLVSGGTENHLMLVDVTAVGTTGTAAENALGACGITVNKNMIPFDERKPMDPSGVRIGTPALTTRGMKTDEMKTIGGWILEALKAPEDAAVHGRIRSEVATLCEQFPVPGQAVELH, encoded by the coding sequence ATGAACTTAATCAAGCAAAACGATCCCGAAGTTTGGGCAGCAATCCAGGCCGAGCAGGTACGTCAGGCAGACGGCCTCGAAATGATTGCCTCGGAAAACTACACCAGTGCCGCCATCCAACAGGCCGTCGGTAGCGTGCTGACCAACAAGTACGCCGAAGGCTACCCCGGTCGTCGCTATTACGGCGGCTGCGAACATGTCGACGTGATCGAACAACTGGCCATCGACCGCGCCAAACAGCTGTTCGGTGCCGAGCACGCCAACGTTCAACCCCACGCCGGTAGCCAGGCCAACTTCGCCGTCTACCTAACGGCGGTCGAGCCCGGCGATACGATCCTCGGTTTGGACTTGGCCCACGGTGGCCACTTGACGCACGGCATGAAGCTGAACGTCAGCGGCATTCTGTACAACTTCATCAGCTATGGTGTCGATCGCGAAACGCACCGGCTCGATTTCGACGCGATCGCCAAGCTGGCCAAAGAGCACAAGCCGAAGCTGATCGTCGCCGGTGCATCCGCCTACCCGCGTGAAATCCCGCACGAAAAGTTCGCCGAGATCGCCAACGACGTCGGAGCGAAGCTGTTCGTCGACATGGCTCACTACGCAGGCCTGGTCGCTGGTGGCATCCACAACAGCCCGGTGCCGTATGCCGACTTTGTCACGACGACCTGCCACAAGACGCTGCGTGGTCCGCGTTCCGGTCTGATCCTGTGCAAGGAAGAGCACCAGAAGCTGATCAACCGCAATGTCTTCCCCGGCACGCAGGGTGGCCCGCTGATGCACGTCATCGCCGGCAAGGCGATCTGCTTCCAGGAAGCGCTGCAGCCTGAATTCAAGCAGTACGCTCAGCAAGTGGTCGACAACGCCAAGACCCTGGCCGACACGCTGATGTCCGGCGGCCTGAAACTGGTCTCTGGAGGCACCGAAAACCACCTCATGCTGGTCGACGTCACTGCGGTGGGTACCACTGGTACCGCGGCCGAAAACGCCCTGGGTGCGTGCGGCATCACGGTCAATAAAAACATGATCCCGTTCGACGAGCGCAAGCCGATGGACCCCAGCGGAGTGCGAATCGGAACGCCTGCCCTGACCACTCGCGGCATGAAGACCGACGAGATGAAGACGATCGGTGGATGGATCCTGGAAGCCTTGAAGGCCCCCGAAGACGCCGCCGTTCACGGTCGCATCCGCAGCGAAGTTGCCACGCTTTGCGAGCAGTTCCCAGTGCCAGGCCAGGCAGTCGAACTGCACTAA